The following are encoded in a window of Lactobacillus panisapium genomic DNA:
- a CDS encoding PTS sugar transporter subunit IIA, protein MQILLTSHGHLASGIKSSFEFIAGKSSHLMTIELDQDGIGSFQTRLKKLLEPRTEPILILADLKGGTPYNEAFKLYLMRPQTIRVVSGLNLPMLLELVPQLTEQLTLDEAVAIALNAGKAGIDVAHDEPDDDELEF, encoded by the coding sequence GTGCAAATCTTATTAACTTCACATGGTCACCTAGCAAGTGGTATCAAATCAAGCTTTGAATTTATTGCGGGTAAATCTAGTCATTTAATGACTATCGAACTAGATCAGGATGGTATCGGTTCGTTTCAAACGCGGCTAAAAAAATTATTAGAACCAAGAACAGAGCCCATCTTAATTTTAGCTGATCTGAAAGGTGGAACACCGTATAACGAGGCTTTTAAACTTTACTTAATGCGACCGCAGACCATTCGGGTAGTCAGTGGCTTGAATTTACCTATGCTACTTGAATTAGTGCCGCAATTAACTGAGCAATTGACTTTAGATGAGGCTGTAGCAATTGCCCTTAATGCCGGAAAAGCTGGAATTGACGTTGCACACGATGAACCAGATGATGATGAACTTGAATTCTGA
- the deoC gene encoding deoxyribose-phosphate aldolase: protein MKYTIDDFAQLIDHTNLHADATEADMKKLCDEAKQYHFKMVAINQVQAKFCSAQLAGTDIDTGAAISFPLGQTTITSKVAETKDALANGANEIDYVVNLTQVKAHNWSYIEEEMTKMVAACHNQHVPCKVIFENCYLTKDEIKQLALIAKKVEPDFIKTSTGFGTSGAKVEDVKLMKDTVGTKVKVKAAGGIRNTDDFLAMIAAGAQRIGTSSGVKIIAALKKRFAADNVTAIDL, encoded by the coding sequence ATGAAATATACGATTGATGATTTTGCCCAGCTGATTGATCATACGAATCTGCATGCTGATGCAACTGAAGCAGATATGAAAAAACTTTGTGATGAGGCTAAACAGTACCATTTTAAAATGGTTGCCATTAACCAAGTGCAAGCCAAATTTTGTTCCGCTCAACTTGCCGGAACGGATATCGATACTGGAGCCGCGATTAGTTTTCCATTGGGCCAAACAACAATTACTTCTAAGGTGGCAGAAACTAAAGATGCATTGGCAAATGGGGCAAATGAAATTGATTATGTCGTAAATTTGACCCAGGTCAAAGCGCATAATTGGTCATATATTGAGGAAGAAATGACAAAGATGGTAGCAGCTTGTCACAACCAGCATGTTCCGTGCAAAGTAATTTTTGAAAATTGCTACTTGACCAAAGACGAGATTAAGCAGTTGGCGCTGATTGCTAAAAAAGTCGAACCGGATTTTATCAAAACTTCAACTGGGTTTGGTACCTCAGGAGCTAAAGTCGAAGATGTTAAGTTAATGAAAGACACGGTTGGCACAAAAGTTAAGGTTAAGGCAGCTGGCGGAATTCGGAATACAGATGACTTTTTGGCAATGATTGCGGCTGGTGCGCAAAGAATTGGTACTAGTTCAGGCGTCAAAATTATTGCTGCGTTAAAAAAGCGGTTTGCTGCGGATAATGTTACTGCAATTGACCTTTAA
- a CDS encoding GntR family transcriptional regulator yields the protein MAETDLPKYRVIANDLLNKIQTGVYAQNTIIPPEVELASTYQVSRPTVRQAISLLVNQGYLERRRKRGTLVKKVKIEQEFTHLIESYSEEMSSKGIYPKTNLLYFGEEKANPEVSKNLQLEVQEPVFKMVRLRYANEQPTVLVTTYVPKKRVPKLADYDFSTASLYSTLEKYQLKVTHVIRKLEVMEADETTANLLNIAANKPIFYFHTQGLTSDEQPIEYSIAEYRGDINSFVIDVQR from the coding sequence TTGGCTGAAACAGATCTTCCGAAATATCGCGTAATTGCTAACGATCTTTTAAACAAAATTCAGACTGGTGTTTATGCACAAAACACAATCATTCCGCCTGAAGTAGAATTAGCAAGCACTTACCAAGTAAGTCGGCCGACCGTTCGCCAAGCAATTTCACTTTTAGTTAATCAAGGATATTTGGAACGCCGCCGTAAGCGTGGGACTTTAGTAAAAAAGGTGAAAATTGAACAGGAATTTACGCACCTGATTGAAAGCTACAGCGAGGAAATGAGTTCTAAGGGGATTTACCCTAAAACGAACTTACTTTATTTTGGCGAAGAAAAAGCTAATCCAGAAGTGAGTAAAAACTTACAACTCGAAGTGCAAGAACCAGTTTTTAAGATGGTCCGCTTGCGCTATGCCAATGAGCAACCAACTGTTTTAGTGACAACTTATGTACCTAAAAAAAGGGTGCCCAAGTTAGCCGACTACGATTTTTCCACGGCTTCATTATATAGCACGTTGGAGAAGTATCAGTTAAAGGTGACGCATGTCATTAGAAAACTAGAGGTGATGGAAGCAGACGAGACGACTGCCAATCTCTTAAATATTGCGGCTAATAAACCGATTTTTTACTTTCATACTCAAGGACTAACTTCTGATGAGCAGCCGATTGAGTATTCAATCGCTGAATATCGCGGTGATATCAATTCTTTTGTGATTGATGTTCAGCGTTAA
- a CDS encoding DUF4097 family beta strand repeat-containing protein, producing MGNFFKHIFAEQENDSANLNSRQIDLPQFSEIDAETYTFTINIQGGKNYQAIISSQANENVNITVVGKKLLIREKKPRAKKNLIYTKRALINITLPLDCELLQTKIKAYAGDVTLLHLTMQNLDIELLAGSAKLTDLIVHGAAKINLSAGSLKLLNCKMNLKADLAAGSANIKQLQGQSSFILAAGSLTIIENKNDTTSYDLKTSVGLIKYHQENHHHHFYRKSSGPNNLVAKALAGSIIVK from the coding sequence ATGGGAAACTTTTTTAAACATATTTTCGCTGAACAAGAAAACGACAGCGCAAACTTAAATTCACGTCAAATTGATTTACCGCAATTTAGTGAAATAGATGCTGAAACATACACTTTTACTATTAATATTCAGGGTGGTAAAAATTATCAGGCTATTATTTCTAGTCAGGCTAACGAAAATGTAAACATTACTGTGGTTGGAAAAAAGCTACTAATTCGGGAGAAAAAGCCCCGGGCTAAGAAAAATCTAATTTATACTAAACGGGCACTCATCAATATTACATTGCCGCTAGATTGTGAGCTTTTACAAACAAAAATTAAGGCTTATGCAGGCGACGTCACATTACTTCATCTAACCATGCAGAATTTAGACATAGAATTGCTTGCGGGTTCGGCTAAATTAACTGACTTAATTGTTCACGGCGCAGCTAAAATTAATCTTTCTGCCGGCAGCCTTAAACTTTTGAACTGCAAGATGAATTTGAAGGCTGATCTCGCTGCTGGTTCAGCTAATATCAAGCAGCTGCAGGGACAAAGCAGCTTTATACTTGCAGCAGGCTCACTAACCATAATCGAAAATAAAAACGATACTACAAGTTATGACCTTAAAACCAGTGTTGGTCTAATTAAGTACCATCAAGAAAACCATCATCATCATTTTTATCGTAAATCTTCTGGACCAAATAACTTAGTAGCCAAAGCACTTGCAGGTTCAATTATAGTCAAATGA
- a CDS encoding DUF4097 family beta strand repeat-containing protein codes for MKKFFQISGAILIIGFILLFIGKLNHGDQNIARTHTGIFNTLNWQHKTQHKDDDDDDYDDDDEDYDDEDDEDDDDDDDDDSSRQFHESQTYNVASFDKIKLKAGRPDIRISLGNSFQVKVSGKNIKTINTGVKSGILTVEDHDTQEKNDGNYEVAITVPNANAVKSITGTCADGNFALSNLNVASLDLRVNNGDFNLAKVKAKTADLHIGPGDLKIANSRIANSNLYLDVGDVEINSSQIKTTASLNDSDIEIKNSKLLGNSTFKLNDGDFESYQMTNISYDLSTTSDSDIEVKGREQRKHYKKIYHGAPLLKIISKSGDIEIN; via the coding sequence GTGAAAAAGTTTTTTCAAATAAGTGGCGCGATCCTAATTATTGGCTTTATTTTATTATTCATCGGTAAGCTCAATCACGGTGATCAAAATATTGCACGCACACACACCGGCATTTTCAATACTCTTAATTGGCAGCACAAAACCCAACATAAAGACGACGACGATGATGACTATGACGATGACGACGAAGATTACGATGATGAAGATGATGAAGATGATGACGACGACGATGATGACGATTCATCGCGACAATTTCATGAAAGTCAAACTTATAATGTAGCAAGCTTTGATAAAATCAAGCTTAAGGCTGGCAGACCAGACATCCGTATTTCATTAGGCAACAGCTTTCAAGTAAAAGTTAGCGGCAAAAATATTAAGACGATTAATACTGGTGTAAAAAGCGGTATCTTAACCGTTGAAGATCACGACACCCAAGAGAAAAATGATGGCAACTACGAAGTCGCAATTACCGTCCCAAACGCAAACGCGGTTAAGTCAATTACTGGTACATGTGCTGATGGCAATTTTGCGTTGAGTAATTTAAATGTCGCTAGCCTTGATTTAAGGGTTAACAACGGTGATTTTAATTTAGCTAAGGTTAAAGCCAAAACCGCTGATTTACACATAGGCCCAGGAGATTTAAAGATTGCTAATTCAAGAATAGCAAACAGCAACCTTTACTTAGATGTTGGCGATGTAGAAATTAATAGTAGCCAAATTAAGACCACTGCCTCGTTGAACGACAGCGATATTGAAATTAAGAATTCAAAACTCCTTGGAAATAGTACCTTTAAATTAAACGATGGTGATTTTGAATCATATCAGATGACTAATATCAGTTATGATTTATCAACTACTTCCGACAGTGATATCGAAGTTAAGGGTCGTGAGCAGCGAAAGCATTATAAGAAAATCTATCACGGCGCCCCTTTACTCAAAATAATCAGTAAAAGCGGTGATATCGAAATCAACTAG
- a CDS encoding DUF1700 domain-containing protein gives MTKVIDDYIFELEQNLTDLPEKESQDILEFYREYLLDGDFVRRSTIEQEFGTPKQLAIKILADYSTNNNTSPIKAKAPRSNLKAIWYILLGLCAAPIGIPLILAIFLFLFVFIAICAAIFVAFITVLLSLFIVGGFTFFKSIALLFTSNWATGCYYLGIVLICLGGFLLISPFIAKVINFLIAECAKLMQFMGKKFFKKNYYQTNSNQKKEN, from the coding sequence ATGACTAAAGTAATTGATGACTATATCTTTGAGTTAGAACAAAATCTAACTGATTTGCCAGAAAAAGAAAGTCAAGATATCCTTGAGTTTTACCGCGAATACTTACTTGATGGCGATTTTGTTAGACGGTCAACTATTGAGCAGGAATTTGGAACTCCTAAACAATTAGCAATTAAAATTTTAGCTGATTATTCAACCAACAATAATACTTCCCCAATTAAAGCCAAGGCTCCACGGTCAAATCTAAAGGCTATTTGGTATATTCTGCTTGGTCTATGCGCTGCCCCGATTGGGATCCCACTAATTTTGGCCATCTTTTTGTTCTTGTTTGTATTCATTGCTATTTGTGCGGCCATCTTTGTTGCCTTTATTACGGTTTTATTAAGCCTATTCATAGTCGGTGGCTTTACTTTCTTTAAGTCAATCGCTCTCTTATTTACCAGCAACTGGGCAACTGGCTGCTATTATCTGGGGATTGTCCTTATTTGCCTTGGAGGTTTTCTTCTCATCTCGCCATTTATTGCCAAAGTAATCAACTTTTTGATTGCGGAATGTGCCAAACTGATGCAATTTATGGGGAAAAAGTTCTTCAAGAAAAATTATTATCAAACCAATTCTAACCAGAAGAAGGAGAATTAA
- a CDS encoding PadR family transcriptional regulator yields the protein MAIQIPTRLLDGAVLAFLKHEDLYGYALTQNVQKVFDISESTIYPVLRRLKKNNYLTTHDEPFQGRNRRYYHITEDGLALLATIQDEWQDFNNKVDQVLGEEND from the coding sequence ATGGCTATTCAAATACCTACTCGTTTATTGGACGGTGCGGTTTTAGCTTTTTTAAAGCACGAAGATTTATACGGATATGCATTAACGCAAAACGTGCAAAAGGTTTTTGACATCTCCGAATCGACAATCTATCCGGTTTTGCGCCGATTGAAGAAAAATAATTATTTAACCACTCACGATGAACCATTTCAGGGCCGTAACCGGCGCTATTACCACATTACTGAAGACGGTCTAGCACTATTGGCAACCATTCAAGATGAGTGGCAGGACTTTAACAATAAAGTAGATCAAGTGTTGGGAGAAGAAAATGACTAA